From a single Rutidosis leptorrhynchoides isolate AG116_Rl617_1_P2 chromosome 5, CSIRO_AGI_Rlap_v1, whole genome shotgun sequence genomic region:
- the LOC139850527 gene encoding uncharacterized protein → MKSALCFQLVPMTTSFLPYHLPINLRLPSLRRSSFDEQQGIRKTIIRSCYGSEEIGPLDGFQFTPTKIFMEEDFLNDRLQEGFLKRIRYAMKPDEAYALIFSWDNVVVGTQALKLSAWKELAHEANK, encoded by the exons ATGAAATCTGCTTTATGTTTCCAATTAGTTCCAATGACTACTTCGTTTCTTCCGTATCATCTGCCAATTAACCTCAGATTACCG AGCTTACGACGTTCGAGCTTTGATGAACAACAAGGTATTAGAAAAACCATAATTAGAAGTTGTTATGGGTCTGAAGAAATTGGGCCTCTTGATGGCTTTCAGTTCACACCCACCAAAATTTTTATGGAAGAG GACTTTTTAAACGATAGATTACAAGAGGGTTTTCTAAAAAGAATTCGATATGCTATGAAACCTGATGAAGCTTATGCACTAATTTTTTCATGGGATAATGTGGTG GTGGGTACTCAAGCTTTGAAGTTGAGTGCTTGGAAAGAACTTGCACACGAAGCAAACAAGtaa